The proteins below are encoded in one region of Pseudonocardia sp. DSM 110487:
- a CDS encoding thiamine pyrophosphate-dependent dehydrogenase E1 component subunit alpha, with the protein MSEPMRLINETGAVVGDGLPEPEVLLDGYRALVLARRLNAQAEALVRQGRLAVYPSSHGQEACQVAAAAVLADTDWLFPTYRDVAAIAARGVDPLDVLMMLRGDWHCGYDPLATRVAPQATPLATQLPHAVGVGHAARLKGEDTVVMALCGDGATSEGDFHEALNFAAVFASPVVFLVQNNKYAISVPLARQSAAESLAAKGAGYGMPAVLVDGNDLAALTVVLSEAVARARRGGGPTLVEADTYRIRAHTNADDPSRYRTDDEVDEWRPRDPLLRLRAHLTSTGALTPEREAEFAAAAEEMAAHVRAGMGEETALDPAELFAHVYSTPTPQLREQAALLAAELNEVRS; encoded by the coding sequence ATGAGCGAGCCGATGCGGCTGATCAACGAGACGGGCGCGGTCGTCGGGGACGGGCTGCCGGAGCCGGAGGTGCTGCTCGACGGGTACCGGGCGCTCGTGCTCGCCCGACGCCTCAATGCGCAGGCGGAGGCGCTCGTGCGGCAGGGCAGGCTCGCCGTGTACCCGTCCTCGCACGGGCAGGAGGCCTGCCAGGTGGCCGCGGCCGCCGTGCTGGCGGACACCGACTGGCTCTTCCCCACCTACCGCGACGTCGCCGCGATCGCCGCACGCGGCGTGGACCCGCTCGACGTGCTCATGATGCTGCGCGGCGACTGGCACTGCGGCTACGACCCGCTCGCCACCCGAGTGGCCCCGCAGGCCACGCCGCTGGCCACCCAGCTCCCGCACGCCGTCGGCGTGGGGCACGCGGCCCGGCTCAAGGGCGAGGACACGGTGGTCATGGCGCTCTGCGGCGACGGCGCCACCAGCGAGGGCGACTTCCACGAGGCCCTCAACTTCGCCGCGGTGTTCGCCTCGCCCGTGGTCTTCCTGGTGCAGAACAACAAGTATGCGATCTCCGTGCCGCTCGCGCGGCAGTCTGCGGCGGAGTCGCTCGCCGCGAAGGGAGCCGGCTACGGCATGCCGGCCGTCCTGGTCGACGGCAACGACCTCGCGGCGCTCACTGTGGTGCTCTCCGAGGCCGTGGCCCGCGCCCGCCGGGGCGGCGGTCCCACGCTGGTTGAGGCCGACACGTACCGGATCCGCGCACACACCAATGCGGACGACCCCAGCCGCTACCGCACGGACGACGAGGTCGACGAGTGGCGCCCGCGCGATCCGCTGCTGCGACTCAGAGCGCACCTCACCTCCACCGGCGCGCTGACCCCGGAGCGCGAGGCCGAGTTCGCCGCGGCGGCCGAGGAGATGGCCGCCCACGTCCGCGCGGGGATGGGCGAGGAGACCGCCCTCGACCCGGCGGAGCTGTTCGCCCACGTGTACTCGACCCCGACTCCGCAGTTGCGCGAGCAGGCCGCGCTGCTCGCGGCCGAGCTGAACGAGGTCCGGTCATGA
- a CDS encoding Lrp/AsnC family transcriptional regulator, producing the protein MSRSTGIGPFPWGVARQVAVQLDDIDRRIIDALRRDGRLSVRALAEEVRVSRANAYTRLERLTSSGAITGFTATVDPAAIGLGTSAYVTLTVRQNSWRELKARLQAIPEVHHMALVGGEFDVILLVRAADNAALREVVLNQLQAIPEVIATRTSLVFEDVENVTAR; encoded by the coding sequence ATGAGCCGATCGACCGGGATCGGCCCTTTCCCGTGGGGAGTGGCGAGACAGGTGGCCGTGCAGCTCGACGACATCGACCGCCGCATCATCGACGCGCTCCGCCGCGACGGCAGGCTTTCGGTGCGCGCGCTCGCGGAAGAGGTCCGCGTCTCCCGGGCCAACGCCTACACGCGACTCGAGAGGCTGACCTCCTCCGGTGCGATCACCGGCTTCACCGCCACGGTCGACCCGGCCGCGATCGGCCTCGGGACCTCCGCCTACGTCACGCTCACCGTGCGGCAGAACTCGTGGCGCGAGCTCAAGGCGCGCCTGCAGGCCATCCCCGAGGTGCACCACATGGCCCTCGTCGGCGGCGAGTTCGACGTGATCCTGCTCGTGCGGGCCGCCGACAACGCCGCCCTGCGCGAGGTCGTGCTGAACCAGCTGCAGGCCATCCCCGAGGTGATCGCCACCCGCACGTCGCTCGTGTTCGAGGACGTGGAGAACGTCACCGCTCGTTGA
- a CDS encoding dihydrolipoamide acetyltransferase family protein, translating into MSETVFTLPDLGEGLTEAELVKWLVHPGDTISVDAPVAEVETAKATVEVPSPFAGIIAELHGTEGSTIAVGAPLITVRPVEEKQAGSGNVLVGYGTTDAPARRRHRQATAVTPASPERPKIVSPVVRQLARRAGLDPATLVGTGRDGLITRADVERAIEAGRTPDARDVEAGEVEAGGVDRRTGLPVLTRVPLTGVRGHIARTLTRSRAEIPEATTWVDVDATALLALREDMRRGDWKPGLVALLARFVVAGLREFPALNSRVDVEREEVVHLDGVNLGVAAQTERGLVVPAVRGADRMSIRGLDTEIRRLTAAAREGTATAAELSSGSFTLNNYGVFGVDGSAAIINHPEAAILGIGRIIPRPWVVDGEVVPRQIAQLSLVFDHRVCDGGTAGGFLRFVADAVETPLRAVADL; encoded by the coding sequence ATGAGCGAGACCGTGTTCACGCTGCCCGACCTCGGCGAGGGCCTCACCGAGGCCGAGCTCGTCAAATGGCTGGTGCATCCCGGCGACACCATCTCCGTCGACGCACCGGTGGCCGAGGTCGAGACCGCCAAGGCGACGGTCGAGGTGCCCTCGCCGTTCGCCGGGATCATCGCCGAACTGCACGGGACGGAGGGCTCGACGATAGCGGTGGGAGCGCCGCTGATCACCGTCCGCCCGGTCGAGGAGAAGCAGGCCGGATCGGGCAACGTGCTCGTCGGCTACGGCACCACCGATGCGCCAGCTCGCCGCCGACACCGGCAGGCAACGGCGGTGACACCGGCATCTCCAGAGCGCCCGAAGATCGTCTCGCCGGTGGTGCGACAGCTGGCGCGCCGGGCCGGCCTCGACCCGGCGACGCTCGTCGGCACCGGGCGCGATGGACTGATCACCCGAGCGGATGTCGAGCGGGCGATCGAGGCCGGAAGGACACCCGACGCCCGGGACGTCGAGGCAGGGGAGGTCGAGGCCGGGGGCGTCGACCGCCGGACCGGGCTCCCGGTGCTCACCCGCGTGCCGCTCACCGGGGTGCGCGGCCACATCGCCCGGACCCTCACCCGCAGCCGCGCCGAGATCCCCGAGGCCACCACCTGGGTCGACGTCGACGCGACGGCCCTGCTCGCGCTGCGGGAGGACATGCGGCGCGGCGACTGGAAGCCCGGCCTCGTCGCCCTGCTGGCCCGGTTCGTCGTGGCCGGGCTGCGCGAGTTCCCCGCGCTGAACTCCCGGGTGGACGTCGAGCGGGAGGAGGTGGTCCACCTCGACGGGGTCAACCTCGGGGTGGCGGCTCAGACCGAGCGCGGGCTCGTCGTGCCGGCCGTCCGCGGCGCCGACCGCATGAGCATCCGCGGGCTGGACACCGAGATCCGCCGGCTCACGGCCGCCGCCCGCGAGGGCACGGCCACCGCGGCCGAGCTCTCCTCCGGCTCGTTCACGCTGAACAACTACGGCGTGTTCGGCGTGGACGGGAGCGCGGCGATCATCAACCATCCGGAGGCCGCGATTCTCGGCATCGGGCGGATCATCCCGCGGCCGTGGGTCGTCGACGGCGAGGTCGTGCCGCGGCAGATCGCGCAGCTGTCGCTGGTGTTCGACCACCGGGTGTGCGACGGCGGCACGGCCGGCGGCTTCCTGAGGTTCGTCGCCGACGCCGTGGAGACTCCGCTGCGCGCCGTCGCCGACCTCTGA
- a CDS encoding GNAT family N-acetyltransferase, which yields MIEIVAARALGEAYRRPITEVFVDAFGQDFAYFSKDPGRLADAFEHMLVLDVFHVALLDGEPAGIAACTDGRQQSAVPQGGHLRRHLGLIKGTVGAIALKREFSGGVLGLAHGAASIEFVGTASRFQGKGVATALITHLLALTQYREYVLETVSDINTPALNLYRKLGFTEYKRVSVKHTKLSGISYYISLKLTQSR from the coding sequence ATGATCGAGATCGTTGCAGCCCGCGCGCTGGGCGAGGCCTACCGGCGGCCGATCACGGAGGTGTTCGTCGACGCCTTCGGCCAGGACTTCGCCTACTTCTCCAAGGATCCCGGCAGGCTGGCCGACGCGTTCGAGCACATGCTGGTGCTCGACGTGTTCCACGTCGCCCTGCTCGACGGCGAACCCGCCGGGATCGCCGCCTGCACGGACGGGCGGCAGCAGAGCGCGGTGCCGCAGGGCGGACACCTCCGCCGCCACCTCGGGCTCATCAAGGGGACGGTCGGCGCCATCGCGTTGAAGCGGGAGTTCTCGGGAGGTGTGCTCGGCCTCGCCCACGGCGCCGCGTCGATCGAGTTCGTCGGCACCGCCTCGCGGTTCCAGGGCAAGGGCGTGGCCACGGCGCTCATCACGCACCTGCTCGCCCTGACGCAGTACCGGGAGTACGTCCTGGAGACCGTCTCGGACATCAACACGCCCGCGCTCAACCTGTACCGGAAGCTCGGGTTCACCGAGTACAAGCGGGTTTCGGTGAAGCACACGAAGCTGTCGGGGATCAGCTATTACATCTCGTTGAAGCTCACGCAGAGCCGGTGA
- a CDS encoding NAD(P)-dependent oxidoreductase: protein MTTNEKPVTVIGLGPMGQAMVRKFLAAGHPTTVWNRTPSRADALVEEGAVRVASPADAVAASELIVLSLTDYQAMYDILGQAEAALAGRVVANISSDSPQKTREAADWLAERGAQLLAGGIMVPAPMVGEEGAYVFYSGPREVFDAHESTLRVIGRPDYRGEDPALAQLFYQALLAVFLSTLAAELQAAALVGSAGVSAKELMPYVRDNIGLAAMYVEETGRHVDERSYPGDLSTVTMMGATADHIVAASRAAGLDTVLPEAIKSLYDRAIAAGHGSDNWTSLYEVITRPSSQRED from the coding sequence ATGACCACGAATGAGAAGCCGGTGACCGTGATCGGCCTCGGGCCGATGGGCCAGGCGATGGTGCGCAAGTTCCTCGCTGCCGGGCACCCCACGACCGTCTGGAACCGCACCCCGAGCCGGGCGGACGCGCTCGTCGAGGAGGGGGCCGTGCGCGTCGCGTCGCCTGCCGATGCGGTGGCCGCCAGCGAACTGATCGTCCTGTCGCTCACCGACTACCAGGCGATGTACGACATCCTCGGCCAGGCCGAAGCCGCGCTGGCCGGCCGGGTCGTCGCCAACATCAGCTCGGACAGCCCGCAGAAGACCCGGGAGGCCGCCGACTGGCTGGCCGAACGGGGCGCGCAGCTGCTCGCGGGTGGGATCATGGTGCCCGCGCCGATGGTGGGGGAGGAGGGCGCGTACGTCTTCTACAGCGGGCCTCGCGAGGTGTTCGACGCCCACGAATCCACGCTGCGGGTGATCGGACGCCCGGACTACCGGGGCGAGGACCCAGCGCTCGCGCAGCTGTTCTACCAGGCTTTGCTGGCCGTGTTCCTCTCTACGCTGGCCGCCGAGCTGCAGGCGGCCGCGCTGGTCGGGTCGGCAGGGGTCAGCGCGAAGGAGCTCATGCCCTACGTGCGGGACAACATCGGTCTGGCGGCCATGTACGTCGAGGAGACCGGCAGGCACGTCGATGAGCGCTCCTACCCGGGTGACCTCAGCACGGTCACGATGATGGGCGCCACGGCGGACCACATCGTCGCCGCCAGCAGGGCCGCGGGCCTCGACACCGTGCTGCCTGAGGCGATCAAGTCGCTCTACGACCGCGCCATCGCCGCCGGCCACGGCAGCGACAACTGGACCAGCCTGTACGAGGTGATCACGCGCCCCAGTTCCCAGCGCGAGGACTGA
- a CDS encoding ABC transporter permease yields MITGFEQIVRLILRRDRAPLAVWVLVLSALPAGVVAATERGYPTEADRIAFAEHAAVNPAELATRGPVFAATVGGLTAWTLVSSMTLIGGIVSALLVVRHTRTEEQMGRRELMGSGVLGRHAPLTAALAVVAGANVAIAVLAGAALIASGLPPAGSFALGATMAAGGMFFAAVGAVAAQVAEASRTAVTLAVAVLAAFFAVAATGDVSRSWLVWLSPFGWVRRVQAFAGDRWAVLLLFVAAIGALVAVAFVLSARRDVGSGLVPARPGPATADPRLRSPLALAWRLHRPAVLGWTAGAGALGLLLGAAMSSVGTQLDTPAFRELTGTLGGGDPADVFFRFVLYVLAQVVTAAGLVTALQMRQQETGGLADALLAAPVTRARWAAGHTLIAATSVVAGLAVLGLAAGIGYGTSLGLVGTTLAYAPACLVFAGLAVALFGWAPRVAVPVTWTLLGLTVLIDLLGEFRLVDETVMGLSPFVRTLGPLAVGEGLAGALLVLALVAGGLTVAGFAGLSRRDVSER; encoded by the coding sequence ATGATCACGGGATTCGAGCAGATCGTCCGGCTGATCCTGCGGCGCGACCGGGCCCCGCTCGCCGTCTGGGTGCTGGTGCTGTCGGCACTGCCGGCCGGGGTCGTCGCTGCCACCGAGCGGGGCTACCCGACCGAGGCCGACCGGATCGCGTTTGCCGAGCACGCCGCCGTCAACCCCGCGGAGCTCGCCACGAGGGGCCCGGTCTTCGCGGCCACCGTCGGCGGGCTCACCGCGTGGACGCTGGTGTCGTCGATGACGCTGATCGGCGGCATCGTGAGCGCGCTCCTCGTCGTGCGGCACACCCGTACCGAGGAGCAGATGGGACGGCGCGAGCTGATGGGCTCCGGGGTACTCGGCCGGCACGCGCCGCTCACCGCCGCGCTCGCGGTGGTGGCCGGCGCGAACGTGGCGATCGCCGTGCTGGCAGGCGCCGCACTGATCGCGAGCGGCCTGCCGCCGGCCGGTAGCTTCGCGCTCGGGGCGACGATGGCAGCGGGCGGGATGTTCTTCGCCGCCGTCGGAGCGGTCGCCGCGCAGGTCGCCGAGGCCTCGCGCACGGCCGTGACGCTCGCCGTCGCCGTCCTCGCGGCGTTCTTCGCCGTGGCCGCGACCGGCGACGTCAGCCGTTCATGGCTGGTGTGGCTCTCCCCGTTCGGCTGGGTCCGGCGGGTGCAGGCGTTCGCGGGAGACCGGTGGGCGGTCCTGCTGCTCTTCGTGGCGGCGATCGGGGCCCTCGTCGCGGTGGCGTTCGTCCTGTCGGCGCGCCGCGACGTCGGCTCCGGCCTGGTCCCGGCGCGACCGGGCCCCGCGACCGCCGACCCGCGCCTGCGCAGCCCGCTCGCACTGGCCTGGCGCCTGCACCGCCCCGCCGTTCTCGGCTGGACGGCCGGGGCCGGCGCGCTCGGGCTGCTGCTCGGCGCGGCGATGAGCTCGGTCGGCACCCAGCTCGACACCCCGGCGTTCCGCGAGCTCACCGGCACCCTCGGCGGCGGCGACCCGGCCGACGTGTTCTTCCGCTTCGTCCTCTACGTGCTCGCGCAGGTGGTCACGGCAGCCGGGCTCGTGACGGCGCTGCAGATGCGCCAGCAGGAGACCGGCGGCCTGGCGGACGCGCTGCTCGCGGCCCCGGTGACCCGCGCGCGGTGGGCCGCAGGGCACACGTTGATCGCCGCCACGAGCGTCGTCGCCGGCCTCGCCGTGCTCGGGCTCGCCGCCGGCATCGGCTACGGCACCTCGCTCGGCCTCGTCGGTACGACCCTGGCCTACGCGCCGGCCTGCCTCGTGTTCGCCGGCCTGGCGGTCGCCCTGTTCGGATGGGCGCCACGGGTGGCGGTACCGGTGACGTGGACACTGCTCGGACTCACCGTGCTGATCGACCTGCTCGGCGAGTTCCGCCTCGTCGACGAGACCGTCATGGGGCTCTCCCCCTTCGTGCGGACGCTCGGCCCGCTCGCGGTGGGTGAAGGTCTCGCCGGGGCGTTGCTCGTGCTGGCGCTGGTGGCGGGTGGTCTCACGGTGGCGGGATTCGCCGGTCTGTCGCGGCGGGACGTGAGCGAGCGCTGA
- a CDS encoding ABC transporter ATP-binding protein yields MTTAILARGLVKTFGSTRALDGLDLEVHAGEVHGFLGPNGAGKTTTIRILLGLMRATAGEVALLDGDPWADATELHRRLAYVPGDVTLWPTLTGGEVIDLLGRLRGGTDARRRDELLERFELDPTRRCRTYSKGNRQKVALVAAFASSAELLVLDEPTSGLDPLMESVFAACVAEGHRRGRTVLLSSHILSEVEALCDRVSIIRRGRTVRAAHLSELRRERRTVVTAELAGQPLGLDRLPGIHDLDVDGKAVTCRVDPEHLDGLLRALTAVGVRSLTSRPPSLEELFLSHYRQDVPVGSAR; encoded by the coding sequence ATGACCACGGCGATCCTCGCCAGAGGACTGGTCAAGACCTTCGGGTCGACCAGAGCGCTCGACGGCCTGGACCTCGAGGTGCACGCGGGCGAGGTGCACGGCTTCCTCGGCCCCAACGGCGCGGGCAAGACCACGACGATCCGCATCCTGCTCGGCCTGATGCGGGCCACCGCGGGCGAGGTCGCGCTGCTGGACGGCGACCCGTGGGCCGACGCGACCGAACTGCATCGGCGGCTCGCCTACGTGCCGGGCGACGTCACGTTGTGGCCGACGCTCACCGGCGGCGAGGTGATCGACCTGCTCGGCAGGTTGCGCGGCGGCACCGACGCCCGGCGGCGCGACGAGCTGCTGGAGCGTTTCGAGCTCGACCCGACCCGACGCTGCCGCACGTACTCGAAGGGGAACCGCCAGAAGGTCGCGCTGGTGGCGGCGTTCGCGTCGAGCGCGGAGCTGCTCGTGCTCGACGAGCCGACGTCAGGGCTCGACCCGCTCATGGAGTCGGTGTTCGCGGCGTGCGTGGCCGAAGGGCACCGGCGTGGGCGGACGGTGCTGCTGTCGAGCCACATCCTGTCCGAGGTCGAGGCGCTGTGCGACCGCGTCAGCATCATCCGGCGCGGCCGGACCGTGCGCGCGGCCCACCTCTCCGAGCTGCGCCGGGAGCGGCGCACGGTGGTCACCGCCGAGCTCGCCGGGCAGCCGCTCGGCCTCGACCGGCTGCCGGGCATCCACGACCTCGACGTCGACGGCAAGGCGGTTACGTGCCGCGTCGACCCCGAGCACCTCGACGGCCTGCTCCGCGCGCTCACTGCCGTCGGCGTCCGCAGCCTCACCAGCCGCCCGCCGTCGCTCGAGGAGCTGTTCCTCTCCCACTACCGCCAGGACGTTCCGGTGGGATCGGCCCGATGA
- a CDS encoding alpha-ketoacid dehydrogenase subunit beta: MTEKPTMIQALNRALHDAMAADESVVVFGEDVGPLGGVFRVTDGLTATFGGNRCFDTPLAEAGIVGVAVGMAMNGMRPVVEMQFDAFAYPAFEQIVSHVAKIGNRTRGRVRLPMVIRVPYGGGIGGVEHHCDSSEAYYAHTPGLLVVTPATNTDAYGLLRAAIEHPDPVVFLEPKRQYFTREELDQDPVPPIGRAVVRREGGDATLIAYGPTVPVALAAAEQAAAEGRDLGVVDIRSIVPFDDETVTAAVRRTGRAVVVAEAPGFASVASEIAARVSERCFHHLEAPVRRVTGFDVPYPPPKLERHHLPGVDRILDAVDDLQWDET, translated from the coding sequence ATGACCGAGAAGCCGACGATGATCCAGGCGCTCAACCGGGCGCTGCACGACGCGATGGCCGCCGACGAGTCGGTGGTGGTGTTCGGCGAGGACGTCGGCCCGCTCGGCGGCGTCTTCCGGGTGACCGACGGGCTGACCGCCACCTTCGGCGGGAACCGCTGCTTCGACACCCCGCTCGCGGAGGCGGGCATCGTCGGCGTGGCCGTCGGGATGGCGATGAACGGGATGCGGCCGGTCGTCGAGATGCAGTTCGATGCCTTCGCCTACCCCGCGTTCGAGCAGATCGTCAGCCATGTCGCCAAGATCGGGAACCGGACGCGCGGGCGCGTGCGGCTGCCGATGGTCATCCGTGTGCCGTACGGCGGCGGGATCGGCGGGGTCGAGCACCACTGCGACAGCTCCGAGGCGTACTACGCGCACACGCCCGGTCTGCTCGTGGTCACCCCGGCAACGAACACCGACGCGTACGGGCTGCTGCGGGCCGCGATCGAGCACCCCGACCCGGTGGTGTTCCTGGAGCCGAAGCGCCAGTACTTCACGCGCGAGGAGCTCGACCAGGATCCGGTGCCGCCGATCGGGCGCGCGGTGGTCCGCCGGGAGGGCGGCGACGCCACGCTGATCGCCTACGGCCCGACGGTCCCGGTCGCGCTCGCAGCCGCCGAGCAGGCCGCGGCAGAGGGGCGCGACCTGGGTGTCGTCGACATCCGCTCGATCGTCCCCTTCGACGACGAGACCGTCACCGCGGCCGTGCGGCGCACGGGACGCGCGGTCGTCGTCGCCGAGGCACCGGGGTTCGCCTCCGTCGCCTCCGAGATCGCGGCGCGGGTGTCCGAGCGCTGCTTCCACCACCTGGAAGCTCCGGTCCGCCGGGTCACCGGGTTCGACGTGCCCTACCCCCCGCCGAAGCTGGAGCGCCACCACCTGCCCGGAGTCGACCGGATCCTCGACGCCGTCGACGACCTGCAGTGGGACGAGACATGA
- a CDS encoding sodium:alanine symporter family protein, producing MADFFDTISSIVWSPPLIYLCLGAGLYFSIRTRLVQLRRIPDMVRLTFTGEKSEGGVSSFQALAMSLAGRIGTGNIAGVATAIAFGGPGAVFWMWTVAFFGASTAFVESVLGQIYKERDHLGNYRGGPAYYIEKCMRQKWYALLFAGVTVVATGLLLPGIQTNSISGSIENAWGIPPWVTAIGLVIALAFIILGGVKRIAAFASVVVPFMAVAYIVLALVIVFANAAQVPEVFRLIFSSAFGLEAGFGAIVGMAVEWGVRRGVYSNEAGQGTGPHAAAAAEVSHPAKQGLVQAFSVYIDTLFVCSATAFLLLSTGIYRVWDGGSTDGTLLYDGIRSDVEVGPAFTQAGFDSLLPGAGASFVAVSIAFFAFTTVVAYYYMAETNLNYFMRNVASMRVERICWRLLQAFFLVAAATGAVITATEAWTLGDIGVGLMAWLNIIAILIIQRPALVALRDYERQTKAGVDPTFDPVALNIKGAAFWERADDAEVARTPGA from the coding sequence GTGGCAGATTTTTTCGACACCATTAGCAGCATCGTGTGGAGCCCACCGCTCATCTACCTCTGCCTCGGCGCGGGTCTCTATTTCAGCATCCGCACCAGGCTGGTTCAGCTGCGCCGGATCCCGGACATGGTGCGCCTGACCTTCACCGGCGAGAAATCCGAGGGCGGGGTCTCGTCGTTCCAGGCGTTGGCGATGTCGCTGGCCGGCCGGATCGGGACCGGAAACATCGCGGGAGTGGCCACAGCCATCGCCTTCGGCGGGCCCGGCGCTGTGTTCTGGATGTGGACCGTGGCCTTCTTCGGCGCCTCCACGGCATTCGTCGAATCCGTGCTCGGCCAGATCTACAAGGAACGCGACCACCTCGGGAACTACCGGGGCGGACCGGCGTATTACATCGAGAAGTGCATGCGGCAGAAGTGGTACGCCCTGCTCTTCGCCGGCGTCACCGTCGTCGCCACGGGGTTGCTCCTCCCCGGCATCCAGACGAACAGCATCTCCGGCTCGATCGAGAACGCCTGGGGAATCCCCCCATGGGTCACCGCGATCGGCCTGGTCATCGCGCTGGCGTTCATCATCCTCGGCGGGGTGAAGCGGATCGCTGCCTTCGCGAGCGTGGTGGTTCCGTTCATGGCCGTGGCGTACATCGTCCTCGCTCTCGTCATCGTGTTCGCCAACGCCGCGCAGGTCCCCGAGGTGTTCCGGCTGATCTTCTCCAGTGCGTTCGGCCTGGAGGCCGGGTTCGGCGCCATCGTGGGCATGGCCGTGGAATGGGGAGTGCGCCGCGGCGTCTACTCCAACGAGGCAGGCCAGGGAACCGGTCCCCACGCCGCCGCGGCTGCGGAGGTCTCGCATCCCGCCAAGCAGGGGCTCGTGCAGGCGTTCTCGGTGTACATCGACACGCTGTTCGTGTGCAGTGCCACGGCGTTCCTGCTGCTGTCCACCGGGATCTACCGAGTGTGGGACGGGGGATCCACCGACGGCACGCTGCTCTACGACGGAATCCGCAGCGACGTGGAGGTCGGGCCTGCCTTCACCCAGGCCGGATTCGACAGCCTCCTGCCCGGCGCAGGCGCCAGCTTCGTGGCCGTCTCGATCGCGTTCTTCGCCTTCACCACCGTCGTGGCCTACTACTACATGGCCGAGACCAACCTGAACTACTTCATGCGCAACGTCGCGAGCATGCGCGTCGAACGCATCTGCTGGAGGCTGCTCCAGGCGTTCTTCCTGGTCGCGGCGGCCACCGGCGCCGTCATCACGGCAACGGAGGCGTGGACGCTCGGCGACATCGGTGTCGGACTGATGGCCTGGCTGAACATCATCGCGATCCTGATCATCCAGCGGCCTGCCCTCGTTGCGCTTCGCGACTACGAGCGTCAGACCAAGGCCGGTGTCGATCCGACCTTCGACCCGGTCGCCCTGAATATCAAGGGTGCAGCCTTCTGGGAGCGGGCGGACGACGCCGAAGTGGCACGCACCCCCGGCGCCTGA
- a CDS encoding TetR/AcrR family transcriptional regulator translates to MTVPPSDLTARARIRDAALAEFSARGIAGATIRGIAERAGVSPALVQHHFGTKDGLRAACDAHVLDYMRAGVEEGIARDRIGDPAFIAATHGSAPPILRYLARALVDGSPAAATVFDELVAITEQYLVDVPAETDAHTRAVVLAAMRLGLTVLHEHVSRGLGVELFSRTGGARAGRATLDLIAPQIIPGGADRIRDGLDKYEQEQGEAR, encoded by the coding sequence GTGACCGTTCCACCATCCGACCTCACGGCCCGCGCCCGGATCCGGGACGCGGCGCTCGCCGAGTTCAGCGCGCGCGGGATCGCGGGCGCCACGATCCGCGGCATCGCCGAGCGGGCCGGCGTGTCGCCCGCGCTCGTCCAACACCACTTCGGCACCAAGGACGGGCTGCGGGCGGCGTGCGACGCGCACGTCCTCGACTACATGCGCGCCGGGGTCGAGGAGGGGATCGCGCGCGACCGGATCGGCGATCCCGCGTTCATCGCCGCCACCCACGGATCGGCACCGCCGATCCTGCGCTACCTGGCCCGCGCCCTCGTCGACGGTTCGCCCGCGGCGGCCACGGTCTTCGACGAGCTCGTGGCGATCACGGAGCAGTACCTCGTCGACGTCCCCGCGGAGACCGACGCGCACACCAGAGCGGTGGTCCTCGCGGCGATGCGGTTGGGCCTCACCGTGCTTCACGAGCACGTCAGCCGCGGGTTGGGCGTGGAGCTGTTCAGCCGCACGGGCGGCGCGCGGGCCGGCCGGGCGACGCTCGACCTCATCGCCCCTCAGATCATCCCCGGCGGCGCCGATCGGATCCGGGACGGGCTCGACAAATACGAGCAGGAGCAGGGAGAAGCACGATGA